Proteins encoded within one genomic window of Geotalea daltonii FRC-32:
- a CDS encoding NAD(+)--dinitrogen-reductase ADP-D-ribosyltransferase has translation MENTSFNHCNLPPWVIASRHFNDNPQPLEIQGVRQANRFLFEKLEALPSPEERALVFNDYMSVKFQLHQWQSQSTDTARKSIKNSYLRFLRGWMMDSNSVEGAVLKGWVESRMGLPPTFHKIRIPGIHGEEYMIFAMDRTRGSARTNAINSQLDLLYEYGQYELARRYPEKRLLTLYRGTFDAGEHDVLENMGKRQQLVRLNNLSSFTSEEERAWEFGFTVWEVQVPLSKVFFYNDLLPNSIMKGEGEYMVIGGEYQVRVVPCTV, from the coding sequence ATGGAAAATACTTCTTTTAATCACTGCAATCTCCCTCCCTGGGTCATTGCCTCCCGCCATTTCAACGATAACCCGCAGCCGCTGGAAATTCAGGGGGTCAGGCAGGCCAACCGCTTTCTTTTCGAGAAGCTGGAGGCTCTCCCTTCTCCCGAGGAACGGGCGCTGGTCTTCAACGACTACATGTCGGTGAAGTTCCAGCTCCACCAGTGGCAGAGCCAGTCCACGGACACTGCCAGGAAAAGCATCAAGAACAGCTACCTCCGCTTTTTGCGGGGCTGGATGATGGACTCCAATTCCGTGGAAGGAGCGGTGCTCAAGGGCTGGGTGGAGAGCCGCATGGGACTTCCCCCCACCTTCCACAAGATACGCATTCCCGGTATCCATGGGGAAGAGTACATGATCTTCGCCATGGACAGGACCAGGGGAAGTGCCCGCACCAATGCCATCAATTCCCAGCTTGATCTTCTCTACGAGTACGGCCAGTACGAACTGGCAAGGCGCTACCCGGAAAAGCGCCTGCTCACACTCTACCGGGGCACCTTCGATGCCGGCGAACATGACGTGCTGGAAAATATGGGCAAACGGCAGCAGCTGGTGCGCCTCAACAATCTTTCATCGTTCACTTCGGAGGAAGAGCGGGCCTGGGAGTTCGGTTTCACGGTCTGGGAGGTGCAGGTGCCGCTCTCCAAGGTGTTTTTCTACAATGACCTGCTTCCAAACAGCATAATGAAAGGAGAGGGGGAATACATGGTGATCGGCGGGGAGTATCAGGTGCGGGTGGTGCCGTGTACGGTGTGA
- a CDS encoding P-loop NTPase fold protein, with product MGKLKELSIEKRKESVIGALKELKRPIIVFIDDLDRLPPDEVFQMIRAVKAVSEFPRTLFMLAFERKYVEEALISHNIKDADKYLDKIIQVRLNLPKISKVDLHKLATEELANLADVNLTEHFSTDQDRLTEVYHLCVKPIIQSPREIKRIFNRLYFLEKAIRGEVAFSDLFGLEALAIKAPSIYEHIVSNPGAYTGIPPEVDYTLEKPEEYIKKFEEDRRKEIEKIDPSERGYINELLKTLFPLIEGSQFGHLSQSQYSKEGRIASNDRLLIAITYGLPSEEVSTKDVNRFIQLPNERDEILKFYERTDTIERFIELMRQGNEQLNPVDPLNFLVTIGRIIELDVTKEIESKPRQMLAAGPIRQCWWVAKKVLSELSAEERKNMIFKLVDEEQIISLTSHIISEVIRQHGIISKEKELPETERWVASDELRELSERWITITSEAFRTKSFLTASDKSHIFFMMLNLAHEELPALVGPLLIDDADLDSFVQVFRGYGQDSTKGGFIRIEERWLASIGDIDKLRLRAEERIEAGVGDMALRAIYQSIRTGKEYYTVDASEREDW from the coding sequence ATAGGAAAGCTAAAAGAACTGAGCATCGAAAAACGTAAAGAGTCGGTAATCGGTGCTTTAAAGGAATTGAAACGACCAATCATTGTGTTCATCGATGATTTAGACCGATTGCCGCCCGATGAAGTATTTCAAATGATTCGAGCTGTAAAGGCAGTTTCAGAGTTTCCTCGAACTCTGTTCATGCTTGCTTTTGAGAGAAAGTACGTCGAAGAAGCATTGATTTCACACAACATAAAAGATGCAGACAAATATTTAGACAAAATCATTCAGGTCCGCCTCAACTTACCTAAGATTAGCAAGGTCGACCTTCATAAGTTAGCCACAGAGGAATTAGCAAATCTTGCTGATGTCAATCTCACAGAACATTTCAGTACTGATCAAGATCGACTTACTGAAGTCTATCATCTTTGTGTAAAGCCAATAATTCAATCACCAAGAGAAATTAAAAGAATTTTCAATAGGCTTTATTTTTTAGAGAAAGCTATAAGAGGTGAGGTAGCGTTTTCTGACTTGTTTGGGCTTGAGGCTCTAGCTATAAAAGCTCCTTCAATCTATGAACACATTGTATCTAATCCAGGTGCCTATACAGGAATACCCCCTGAGGTCGATTACACCCTTGAAAAGCCTGAGGAGTATATAAAAAAATTTGAAGAGGATAGAAGGAAGGAGATCGAGAAAATAGATCCATCTGAAAGGGGCTACATAAACGAGCTATTGAAAACCCTTTTCCCTCTTATCGAAGGGTCACAATTTGGACATTTAAGTCAATCGCAGTATTCGAAAGAGGGAAGAATCGCTTCCAATGACCGTTTACTGATTGCAATAACCTATGGATTGCCATCTGAGGAGGTCTCAACAAAGGATGTGAATAGGTTTATTCAATTGCCAAATGAACGAGATGAAATTCTTAAGTTCTATGAAAGAACCGATACTATCGAACGTTTTATTGAGTTGATGCGACAAGGCAACGAACAACTGAATCCTGTAGATCCATTAAACTTTCTTGTAACAATAGGAAGAATAATCGAATTGGATGTGACAAAAGAGATAGAAAGTAAGCCCAGACAAATGCTTGCAGCTGGACCAATTAGACAGTGCTGGTGGGTTGCAAAGAAGGTTCTTTCAGAACTAAGCGCAGAAGAACGTAAAAATATGATTTTCAAGTTAGTAGATGAGGAACAGATAATATCGCTTACATCACATATTATTAGTGAAGTTATACGACAACATGGAATTATTTCCAAGGAAAAGGAATTGCCTGAAACTGAGAGATGGGTTGCTTCAGACGAGCTTAGAGAATTAAGCGAAAGATGGATTACTATAACCTCTGAAGCCTTTAGAACCAAATCCTTCCTAACTGCTAGTGATAAATCTCACATCTTTTTCATGATGCTAAATCTAGCACATGAAGAATTGCCAGCACTCGTTGGACCGCTATTAATAGATGATGCCGATCTAGATTCTTTTGTTCAGGTTTTCAGGGGCTATGGCCAAGACAGTACCAAAGGCGGATTTATCCGCATTGAAGAGAGGTGGCTTGCCTCAATCGGCGACATTGATAAGCTGCGTTTACGAGCCGAAGAGCGGATTGAGGCCGGAGTGGGCGACATGGCATTACGAGCCATTTATCAAAGCATTAGAACAGGCAAGGAGTATTACACGGTAGATGCATCTGAACGTGAAGATTGGTGA
- a CDS encoding P-loop NTPase fold protein gives MKSFHSDLPINGDHETPDRLNRSEYSTRIANSLVLSQESAGVVISIEGKWGYGKSSTINLIKKELRADSSNNPIIFDFNPWLVGNASNLVQEFLVQFASAIGTSDRAKETQDAAKQLLAYSQIFTVLKWVPGAEPWASLVEKVLELLLAK, from the coding sequence ATGAAGTCCTTTCATTCAGACTTGCCGATTAATGGAGATCATGAAACACCAGATCGGCTGAACAGATCCGAATACTCAACTCGCATAGCGAATTCACTCGTTTTGTCACAGGAATCGGCAGGCGTAGTCATATCGATCGAGGGCAAATGGGGATATGGAAAATCATCGACGATAAATCTTATAAAAAAAGAACTTAGGGCAGACTCATCGAATAATCCGATAATTTTTGACTTTAATCCATGGCTTGTTGGTAACGCCAGCAATCTAGTACAAGAGTTCTTAGTACAATTTGCATCAGCTATAGGCACATCTGACAGAGCAAAAGAAACACAAGATGCTGCTAAACAATTACTTGCATATTCTCAGATTTTTACGGTTCTAAAATGGGTACCCGGTGCCGAGCCATGGGCGTCTTTAGTTGAAAAGGTTTTGGAACTGCTGCTAGCAAAATAG